In Rattus rattus isolate New Zealand chromosome 3, Rrattus_CSIRO_v1, whole genome shotgun sequence, one genomic interval encodes:
- the Adar gene encoding double-stranded RNA-specific adenosine deaminase isoform X5, with translation MEEAEAAGDCRGLHLFTGVFPHQTQPCLDPSYEHSKWRYLQPRGSESYLRSFQLQQIEFLKGRLPEAPLIGAQTQSLPPFLPGHWPRFPGPPAQGKQPEIWGFPRSVTLRNQGFHIGPPLPPPHSRGPPWRGADGLCSHFQELSINQNPEQKVLTRLEELGEGKATTAYVLARELRTPKKDINRILYSLERKGKLHRGVGKPPLWSLVPLSQACTQPPRTVNSDSCIKEVPRGEPDLDSEDRDPASDLEGPSELLDMAEIKEKICDYLFSVSKSSALNLAKNIGLAKARDVNAVLIDLERQGDVYRQGATPPIWYLTDKKRERLQMKRSTHSGPAATPAAVPEATQSTSFPTCHPPQSGGSSSMATSKRVENGQEPVTKYESRHEARPGPVRLRPHAYHNGPSRAGPTLPRCSPYKKLTECQLKNPVSGLLEYAQFTSQTCDFNLIEQSGPSHEPRFKFQVVINGREFPPAEAGSKKVAKQDAAVKAMAILLREAKAKDSGQPEELSHCPMEEDPEKPAESQPPSSSATSLFSGKSAVTTLLECMHKLGNSCEFRLLSKEGPAHDPKFQYCVAVGAQTFPSVSAPSKKVAKQMAAEEAMKALQEEAANSADDQSGGANTDSLDESVAPNKIRRIGELVRYLNTNPVGGLLEYARSHGFAAEFKLIDQSGPPHEPKFVYQAKVGGRWFPAVCAHSKKQGKQDAADAALRVLIGESEKAEQLGFAEVTPVTGASLRRTMLLLSRSPDAHPKTLPLTGSTFHDQIAMLSHRCFNALTNSFQPSLLGRKILAAIIMKRDPEDMGVVVSLGTGNRCVKGDSLSLKGETVNDCHAEIISRRGFIRFLYSELMKYNHHTAKNSIFELARGGEKLQIKKTVSFHLYISTAPCGDGALFDKSCSDRAVESTESRHYPVFENPKQGKLRTKVENGEGTIPVESSDIVPTWDGIRLGERLRTMSCSDKILRWNVLGLQGALLTHFLQPVYLKSVTLGYLFSQGHLTRAICCRVTRDGNAFEDGLRYPFIVNHPKVGRVSVYDSKRQSGKTKETSVNWCLADGYDLEILDGTRGTVDGPGKELSRVSKKNIFLQFKKLCSFRARRDLLQLSYGEAKKAARDYDLAKNYFKKSLRDMGYGNWISKPQEEKNFYLCPVPND, from the exons GGGTGTTCCCTCACCAGACACAGCCCTGCTTGGACCCTAGCTATGAGCACAGCAAGTGGAGATACCTGCAGCCACGTGGGTCGGAGTCTTACCTTAGGAGTTTCCAGCTCCAGCAGATAGAGTTTCTCAAAGGGCGGCTCCCAGAAGCACCCTTGATTGGAGCACAGACCCAGTCACTACCGCCATTCCTCCCAGGACACTGGCCAAGGttcccagggccacctgcccaagGAAAACAACCGGAAATCTGGGGGTTTCCCAGGAGTGTGACTCTCAGAAATCAGGGGTTCCATATAGgacccccacttcctcctccacacAGCAGGGGTccgccatggagaggtgctgacGGTCTTTGCTCACACTTCCAGGAGCTGAGCATCAATCAGAATCCAGAGCAGAAGGTCCTGACCCGCCTGGAAGAGCTCGGTGAGGGGAAGGCCACCACTGCCTACGTGCTAGCCAGAGAGCTCAGGACCCCCAAAAAGGACATCAATCGTATATTGTACTCcttagaaaggaagggaaagctgCATAGAGGAGTGGGGAAGCCTCCTTTGTGGAGCCTTGTGCCCTTAAGTCAGGCTTGCACTCAGCCCCCTAGAACTGTGAATTCAGACAGTTGTATCAAGGAAGTCCCTCGAGGAGAGCCCGATTTGGACAGTGAggacagagaccctgcctctgaCTTAGAAGGACCTTCTGAGCTTCTTGATATGGCTGAAATTAAGGAGAAAATCTGTGACTATCTGTTCAGTGTGTCTAAGTCCTCTGCCCTGAACCTGGCTAAGAACATTGGCCTCGCCAAGGCCCGAGATGTGAATGCAGTGCTGATTGACTTAGAAAGGCAAGGCGATGTCTACAGGCAAGGGGCCACTCCTCCCATCTGGTACTTGACGGACAAGAAGCGTGAGAGGCTGCAGATGAAGAGAAGTACACACAGTGGTCCTGCAGCTACCCCAGCAGCTGTCCCAGAAGCCACTCAAAGCACCTCATTCCCTACCTGCCACCCACCCCAATCAGGTGGCTCAAGCAGCATGGCAACCTCGAAAAGAGTGGAAAACGGGCAGGAGCCGGTGACAAAGTATGAGAGTAGGCACGAGGCCAGACCAGGACCAGTACGACTGCGGCCTCATGCCTATCACAACGGCCCCTCTAGAGCAGG CCCTACCTTGCCACGGTGTTCACCCTACAAGAAGCTAACTGAGTGCCAGCTGAAGAACCCTGTCAGCGGGTTGTTAGAGTATGCTCAGTTCACTAGTCAGACCTGTGATTTCAACCTGATAGAGCAGAGTGGACCGTCCCATGAACCTCG ATTTAAATTCCAGGTCGTCATCAATGGTCGAGAGTTTCCCCCAGCTGAGGCTGGCAGCAAGAAAGTTGCTAAGCAGGACGCAGCAGTGAAAGCCATGGCGATTCTGCTTCGGGAAGCCAAAGCCAAAGACAGTGGACAGCCAGAAGAATTGTCCCACTGTCCCATGGAGGAAGACCCAGAGAAG CCAGCAGAGTCCCAGCCCCCCAGCTCCTCAGCAACATCCTTGTTCTCTGGGAAGAGCGCAGTTACTACACTGCTTGAGTGCATGCACAAGCTAGGGAACTCCTGTGAATTTCGTCTCCTGTCCAAAGAAGGCCCTGCTCATGACCCCAA GTTCCAGTACTGTGTGGCAGTAGGAGCCCAGACTTTCCCCTCCGTGAGTGCCCCCAGCAAGAAAGTAGCAAAGCAGATGGCCGCAGAGGAAGCCATGAAAGCTCTGCAAGAGGAGGCGGCCAATTCCGCTGATGACCAG TCTGGAGGTGCGAACACAGACTCACTTGATGAATCTGTGGCTCCCAACAAGATCCGGAGGATCGGTGAGCTCGTAAGGTACCTGAACACCAACCCCGTGGGCGGCTTGTTGGAGTACGCCCGCTCTCATGGCTTTGCTGCTGAGTTCAAGCTCATTGACCAGTCTGGACCTCCTCATGAACCCAA GTTTGTTTACCAAGCAAAAGTTGGGGGCCGCTGGTTTCCAGCCGTGTGTGCACACAGCAAGAAACAGGGCAAGCAAGATGCAGCGGATGCAGCCCTTCGTGTCTTGATCGGGGAGAGCGAGAAGGCAGAGCAGTTGGGTTTCGCAGAGGTAACCCCAGTAACCGGGGCCAGTCTCAGAAGAACTATGCTACTCCTTTCCAGGTCCCCAGATGCACATCCAAAGACA CTTCCTCTCACTGGCAGCACCTTCCACGACCAGATAGCTATGCTGAGCCACAGATGCTTCAACGCTCTGACCAACAGTTTCCAGCCCTCCCTGCTCGGCCGCAAGATCCTGGCTGCCATTATTATGAAGAGAGATCCTGAGGACATGGGTGTTGTTGTCAGTTTGGGGACCG GGAATCGCTGTGTGAAAGGGGACTCTCTCAGCCTGAAAGGAGAGACTGTCAATGACTGCCATGCTGAAATCATCTCCCGGAGAGGCTTCATCAG GTTTCTCTACAGTGAACTGATGAAGTACAACCACCACACTGCCAAGAACAGCATATTCGAGCTCGccaggggaggagagaagctCCAGATAAAAAAGACGGTTTCTTTTCACCTCTACATCAG CACGGCACCATGTGGAGACGGAGCCCTCTTTGACAAATCCTGCAGTGACCGTGCTGTGGAAAGCACAGAGTCCCGCCATTACCCTGTCTTTGAAAATCCCAAGCAAGGCAAGCTTCGCACCAAGGTGGAGAATG GGGAAGGCACAATTCCTGTGGAGTCCAGTGACATTGTACCCACGTGGGATGGCATCCGGCTTGGGGAAAGACTCCGTACCATGTCCTGTAGTGACAAAATCCTACGCTGGAATGTGCTGGGCCTGCAAGGGGCGCTGTTGACACACTTCCTACAGCCTGTGTACCTGAAATCTGTGACATTAG GTTACCTTTTCAGCCAAGGGCATCTGACCCGTGCTATTTGCTGCCGTGTGACCAGAGATGGGAATGCATTTGAGGATGGACTACGTTATCCCTTTATTGTCAACCACCCCAAG GTCGGCCGAGTCAGTGTGTATGATTCCAAAAGGCAGTCCGGAAAGACCAAAGAGACAAGCGTCAACTGGTGCTTGGCTGATGGCTATGACCTGGAGATCCTGGATGGCACCAGGGGCACCGTGGATGG ACCAGGGAAAGAGTTGTCGCGGGTGTCTAAGAAGAATATTTTCCTTCAGTTTAAGAAGCTCTGCTCCTTCCGAGCCCGCAGAGATTTGCTGCAGCTCTCCTATGGGGAGGCCAAAAAAGCTGCCCGTGACTACGACTTAGCCAAGAACTACTTCAAGAAAAGCCTGAGGGACATGGGCTATGGGAATTGGATCAGCAAACCCCAGGAGGAAAAGAACTTTTATCTCTGTCCAGTGCCCAATGACTGA
- the Adar gene encoding double-stranded RNA-specific adenosine deaminase isoform X4, whose protein sequence is MSQGFRGPTGVFPHQTQPCLDPSYEHSKWRYLQPRGSESYLRSFQLQQIEFLKGRLPEAPLIGAQTQSLPPFLPGHWPRFPGPPAQGKQPEIWGFPRSVTLRNQGFHIGPPLPPPHSRGPPWRGADGLCSHFQELSINQNPEQKVLTRLEELGEGKATTAYVLARELRTPKKDINRILYSLERKGKLHRGVGKPPLWSLVPLSQACTQPPRTVNSDSCIKEVPRGEPDLDSEDRDPASDLEGPSELLDMAEIKEKICDYLFSVSKSSALNLAKNIGLAKARDVNAVLIDLERQGDVYRQGATPPIWYLTDKKRERLQMKRSTHSGPAATPAAVPEATQSTSFPTCHPPQSGGSSSMATSKRVENGQEPVTKYESRHEARPGPVRLRPHAYHNGPSRAGYVASENGQWATDDIPDNLNSIHTAPGEFRAIMEMPSFYSPTLPRCSPYKKLTECQLKNPVSGLLEYAQFTSQTCDFNLIEQSGPSHEPRFKFQVVINGREFPPAEAGSKKVAKQDAAVKAMAILLREAKAKDSGQPEELSHCPMEEDPEKPAESQPPSSSATSLFSGKSAVTTLLECMHKLGNSCEFRLLSKEGPAHDPKFQYCVAVGAQTFPSVSAPSKKVAKQMAAEEAMKALQEEAANSADDQSGGANTDSLDESVAPNKIRRIGELVRYLNTNPVGGLLEYARSHGFAAEFKLIDQSGPPHEPKFVYQAKVGGRWFPAVCAHSKKQGKQDAADAALRVLIGESEKAEQLGFAELPLTGSTFHDQIAMLSHRCFNALTNSFQPSLLGRKILAAIIMKRDPEDMGVVVSLGTGNRCVKGDSLSLKGETVNDCHAEIISRRGFIRFLYSELMKYNHHTAKNSIFELARGGEKLQIKKTVSFHLYISTAPCGDGALFDKSCSDRAVESTESRHYPVFENPKQGKLRTKVENGEGTIPVESSDIVPTWDGIRLGERLRTMSCSDKILRWNVLGLQGALLTHFLQPVYLKSVTLGYLFSQGHLTRAICCRVTRDGNAFEDGLRYPFIVNHPKVGRVSVYDSKRQSGKTKETSVNWCLADGYDLEILDGTRGTVDGPGKELSRVSKKNIFLQFKKLCSFRARRDLLQLSYGEAKKAARDYDLAKNYFKKSLRDMGYGNWISKPQEEKNFYLCPVPND, encoded by the exons ATGTCTCAGGGGTTCAGGGGACCCACAG GGGTGTTCCCTCACCAGACACAGCCCTGCTTGGACCCTAGCTATGAGCACAGCAAGTGGAGATACCTGCAGCCACGTGGGTCGGAGTCTTACCTTAGGAGTTTCCAGCTCCAGCAGATAGAGTTTCTCAAAGGGCGGCTCCCAGAAGCACCCTTGATTGGAGCACAGACCCAGTCACTACCGCCATTCCTCCCAGGACACTGGCCAAGGttcccagggccacctgcccaagGAAAACAACCGGAAATCTGGGGGTTTCCCAGGAGTGTGACTCTCAGAAATCAGGGGTTCCATATAGgacccccacttcctcctccacacAGCAGGGGTccgccatggagaggtgctgacGGTCTTTGCTCACACTTCCAGGAGCTGAGCATCAATCAGAATCCAGAGCAGAAGGTCCTGACCCGCCTGGAAGAGCTCGGTGAGGGGAAGGCCACCACTGCCTACGTGCTAGCCAGAGAGCTCAGGACCCCCAAAAAGGACATCAATCGTATATTGTACTCcttagaaaggaagggaaagctgCATAGAGGAGTGGGGAAGCCTCCTTTGTGGAGCCTTGTGCCCTTAAGTCAGGCTTGCACTCAGCCCCCTAGAACTGTGAATTCAGACAGTTGTATCAAGGAAGTCCCTCGAGGAGAGCCCGATTTGGACAGTGAggacagagaccctgcctctgaCTTAGAAGGACCTTCTGAGCTTCTTGATATGGCTGAAATTAAGGAGAAAATCTGTGACTATCTGTTCAGTGTGTCTAAGTCCTCTGCCCTGAACCTGGCTAAGAACATTGGCCTCGCCAAGGCCCGAGATGTGAATGCAGTGCTGATTGACTTAGAAAGGCAAGGCGATGTCTACAGGCAAGGGGCCACTCCTCCCATCTGGTACTTGACGGACAAGAAGCGTGAGAGGCTGCAGATGAAGAGAAGTACACACAGTGGTCCTGCAGCTACCCCAGCAGCTGTCCCAGAAGCCACTCAAAGCACCTCATTCCCTACCTGCCACCCACCCCAATCAGGTGGCTCAAGCAGCATGGCAACCTCGAAAAGAGTGGAAAACGGGCAGGAGCCGGTGACAAAGTATGAGAGTAGGCACGAGGCCAGACCAGGACCAGTACGACTGCGGCCTCATGCCTATCACAACGGCCCCTCTAGAGCAGGGTATGTTGCCTCTGAAAATGGCCAGTGGGCCACAGATGACATCCCAGATAACTTGAATAGTATCCACACAGCACCAGGTGAGTTTCGAGCCATCATGGAGATGCCCTCCTTCTACAGCCCTACCTTGCCACGGTGTTCACCCTACAAGAAGCTAACTGAGTGCCAGCTGAAGAACCCTGTCAGCGGGTTGTTAGAGTATGCTCAGTTCACTAGTCAGACCTGTGATTTCAACCTGATAGAGCAGAGTGGACCGTCCCATGAACCTCG ATTTAAATTCCAGGTCGTCATCAATGGTCGAGAGTTTCCCCCAGCTGAGGCTGGCAGCAAGAAAGTTGCTAAGCAGGACGCAGCAGTGAAAGCCATGGCGATTCTGCTTCGGGAAGCCAAAGCCAAAGACAGTGGACAGCCAGAAGAATTGTCCCACTGTCCCATGGAGGAAGACCCAGAGAAG CCAGCAGAGTCCCAGCCCCCCAGCTCCTCAGCAACATCCTTGTTCTCTGGGAAGAGCGCAGTTACTACACTGCTTGAGTGCATGCACAAGCTAGGGAACTCCTGTGAATTTCGTCTCCTGTCCAAAGAAGGCCCTGCTCATGACCCCAA GTTCCAGTACTGTGTGGCAGTAGGAGCCCAGACTTTCCCCTCCGTGAGTGCCCCCAGCAAGAAAGTAGCAAAGCAGATGGCCGCAGAGGAAGCCATGAAAGCTCTGCAAGAGGAGGCGGCCAATTCCGCTGATGACCAG TCTGGAGGTGCGAACACAGACTCACTTGATGAATCTGTGGCTCCCAACAAGATCCGGAGGATCGGTGAGCTCGTAAGGTACCTGAACACCAACCCCGTGGGCGGCTTGTTGGAGTACGCCCGCTCTCATGGCTTTGCTGCTGAGTTCAAGCTCATTGACCAGTCTGGACCTCCTCATGAACCCAA GTTTGTTTACCAAGCAAAAGTTGGGGGCCGCTGGTTTCCAGCCGTGTGTGCACACAGCAAGAAACAGGGCAAGCAAGATGCAGCGGATGCAGCCCTTCGTGTCTTGATCGGGGAGAGCGAGAAGGCAGAGCAGTTGGGTTTCGCAGAG CTTCCTCTCACTGGCAGCACCTTCCACGACCAGATAGCTATGCTGAGCCACAGATGCTTCAACGCTCTGACCAACAGTTTCCAGCCCTCCCTGCTCGGCCGCAAGATCCTGGCTGCCATTATTATGAAGAGAGATCCTGAGGACATGGGTGTTGTTGTCAGTTTGGGGACCG GGAATCGCTGTGTGAAAGGGGACTCTCTCAGCCTGAAAGGAGAGACTGTCAATGACTGCCATGCTGAAATCATCTCCCGGAGAGGCTTCATCAG GTTTCTCTACAGTGAACTGATGAAGTACAACCACCACACTGCCAAGAACAGCATATTCGAGCTCGccaggggaggagagaagctCCAGATAAAAAAGACGGTTTCTTTTCACCTCTACATCAG CACGGCACCATGTGGAGACGGAGCCCTCTTTGACAAATCCTGCAGTGACCGTGCTGTGGAAAGCACAGAGTCCCGCCATTACCCTGTCTTTGAAAATCCCAAGCAAGGCAAGCTTCGCACCAAGGTGGAGAATG GGGAAGGCACAATTCCTGTGGAGTCCAGTGACATTGTACCCACGTGGGATGGCATCCGGCTTGGGGAAAGACTCCGTACCATGTCCTGTAGTGACAAAATCCTACGCTGGAATGTGCTGGGCCTGCAAGGGGCGCTGTTGACACACTTCCTACAGCCTGTGTACCTGAAATCTGTGACATTAG GTTACCTTTTCAGCCAAGGGCATCTGACCCGTGCTATTTGCTGCCGTGTGACCAGAGATGGGAATGCATTTGAGGATGGACTACGTTATCCCTTTATTGTCAACCACCCCAAG GTCGGCCGAGTCAGTGTGTATGATTCCAAAAGGCAGTCCGGAAAGACCAAAGAGACAAGCGTCAACTGGTGCTTGGCTGATGGCTATGACCTGGAGATCCTGGATGGCACCAGGGGCACCGTGGATGG ACCAGGGAAAGAGTTGTCGCGGGTGTCTAAGAAGAATATTTTCCTTCAGTTTAAGAAGCTCTGCTCCTTCCGAGCCCGCAGAGATTTGCTGCAGCTCTCCTATGGGGAGGCCAAAAAAGCTGCCCGTGACTACGACTTAGCCAAGAACTACTTCAAGAAAAGCCTGAGGGACATGGGCTATGGGAATTGGATCAGCAAACCCCAGGAGGAAAAGAACTTTTATCTCTGTCCAGTGCCCAATGACTGA
- the Adar gene encoding double-stranded RNA-specific adenosine deaminase isoform X2, which produces MSQGFRGPTGVFPHQTQPCLDPSYEHSKWRYLQPRGSESYLRSFQLQQIEFLKGRLPEAPLIGAQTQSLPPFLPGHWPRFPGPPAQGKQPEIWGFPRSVTLRNQGFHIGPPLPPPHSRGPPWRGADGLCSHFQELSINQNPEQKVLTRLEELGEGKATTAYVLARELRTPKKDINRILYSLERKGKLHRGVGKPPLWSLVPLSQACTQPPRTVNSDSCIKEVPRGEPDLDSEDRDPASDLEGPSELLDMAEIKEKICDYLFSVSKSSALNLAKNIGLAKARDVNAVLIDLERQGDVYRQGATPPIWYLTDKKRERLQMKRSTHSGPAATPAAVPEATQSTSFPTCHPPQSGGSSSMATSKRVENGQEPVTKYESRHEARPGPVRLRPHAYHNGPSRAGYVASENGQWATDDIPDNLNSIHTAPGEFRAIMEMPSFYSPTLPRCSPYKKLTECQLKNPVSGLLEYAQFTSQTCDFNLIEQSGPSHEPRFKFQVVINGREFPPAEAGSKKVAKQDAAVKAMAILLREAKAKDSGQPEELSHCPMEEDPEKPAESQPPSSSATSLFSGKSAVTTLLECMHKLGNSCEFRLLSKEGPAHDPKFQYCVAVGAQTFPSVSAPSKKVAKQMAAEEAMKALQEEAANSADDQSGGANTDSLDESVAPNKIRRIGELVRYLNTNPVGGLLEYARSHGFAAEFKLIDQSGPPHEPKFVYQAKVGGRWFPAVCAHSKKQGKQDAADAALRVLIGESEKAEQLGFAEVTPVTGASLRRTMLLLSRSPDAHPKTLPLTGSTFHDQIAMLSHRCFNALTNSFQPSLLGRKILAAIIMKRDPEDMGVVVSLGTGNRCVKGDSLSLKGETVNDCHAEIISRRGFIRFLYSELMKYNHHTAKNSIFELARGGEKLQIKKTVSFHLYISTAPCGDGALFDKSCSDRAVESTESRHYPVFENPKQGKLRTKVENGEGTIPVESSDIVPTWDGIRLGERLRTMSCSDKILRWNVLGLQGALLTHFLQPVYLKSVTLGYLFSQGHLTRAICCRVTRDGNAFEDGLRYPFIVNHPKVGRVSVYDSKRQSGKTKETSVNWCLADGYDLEILDGTRGTVDGPGKELSRVSKKNIFLQFKKLCSFRARRDLLQLSYGEAKKAARDYDLAKNYFKKSLRDMGYGNWISKPQEEKNFYLCPVPND; this is translated from the exons ATGTCTCAGGGGTTCAGGGGACCCACAG GGGTGTTCCCTCACCAGACACAGCCCTGCTTGGACCCTAGCTATGAGCACAGCAAGTGGAGATACCTGCAGCCACGTGGGTCGGAGTCTTACCTTAGGAGTTTCCAGCTCCAGCAGATAGAGTTTCTCAAAGGGCGGCTCCCAGAAGCACCCTTGATTGGAGCACAGACCCAGTCACTACCGCCATTCCTCCCAGGACACTGGCCAAGGttcccagggccacctgcccaagGAAAACAACCGGAAATCTGGGGGTTTCCCAGGAGTGTGACTCTCAGAAATCAGGGGTTCCATATAGgacccccacttcctcctccacacAGCAGGGGTccgccatggagaggtgctgacGGTCTTTGCTCACACTTCCAGGAGCTGAGCATCAATCAGAATCCAGAGCAGAAGGTCCTGACCCGCCTGGAAGAGCTCGGTGAGGGGAAGGCCACCACTGCCTACGTGCTAGCCAGAGAGCTCAGGACCCCCAAAAAGGACATCAATCGTATATTGTACTCcttagaaaggaagggaaagctgCATAGAGGAGTGGGGAAGCCTCCTTTGTGGAGCCTTGTGCCCTTAAGTCAGGCTTGCACTCAGCCCCCTAGAACTGTGAATTCAGACAGTTGTATCAAGGAAGTCCCTCGAGGAGAGCCCGATTTGGACAGTGAggacagagaccctgcctctgaCTTAGAAGGACCTTCTGAGCTTCTTGATATGGCTGAAATTAAGGAGAAAATCTGTGACTATCTGTTCAGTGTGTCTAAGTCCTCTGCCCTGAACCTGGCTAAGAACATTGGCCTCGCCAAGGCCCGAGATGTGAATGCAGTGCTGATTGACTTAGAAAGGCAAGGCGATGTCTACAGGCAAGGGGCCACTCCTCCCATCTGGTACTTGACGGACAAGAAGCGTGAGAGGCTGCAGATGAAGAGAAGTACACACAGTGGTCCTGCAGCTACCCCAGCAGCTGTCCCAGAAGCCACTCAAAGCACCTCATTCCCTACCTGCCACCCACCCCAATCAGGTGGCTCAAGCAGCATGGCAACCTCGAAAAGAGTGGAAAACGGGCAGGAGCCGGTGACAAAGTATGAGAGTAGGCACGAGGCCAGACCAGGACCAGTACGACTGCGGCCTCATGCCTATCACAACGGCCCCTCTAGAGCAGGGTATGTTGCCTCTGAAAATGGCCAGTGGGCCACAGATGACATCCCAGATAACTTGAATAGTATCCACACAGCACCAGGTGAGTTTCGAGCCATCATGGAGATGCCCTCCTTCTACAGCCCTACCTTGCCACGGTGTTCACCCTACAAGAAGCTAACTGAGTGCCAGCTGAAGAACCCTGTCAGCGGGTTGTTAGAGTATGCTCAGTTCACTAGTCAGACCTGTGATTTCAACCTGATAGAGCAGAGTGGACCGTCCCATGAACCTCG ATTTAAATTCCAGGTCGTCATCAATGGTCGAGAGTTTCCCCCAGCTGAGGCTGGCAGCAAGAAAGTTGCTAAGCAGGACGCAGCAGTGAAAGCCATGGCGATTCTGCTTCGGGAAGCCAAAGCCAAAGACAGTGGACAGCCAGAAGAATTGTCCCACTGTCCCATGGAGGAAGACCCAGAGAAG CCAGCAGAGTCCCAGCCCCCCAGCTCCTCAGCAACATCCTTGTTCTCTGGGAAGAGCGCAGTTACTACACTGCTTGAGTGCATGCACAAGCTAGGGAACTCCTGTGAATTTCGTCTCCTGTCCAAAGAAGGCCCTGCTCATGACCCCAA GTTCCAGTACTGTGTGGCAGTAGGAGCCCAGACTTTCCCCTCCGTGAGTGCCCCCAGCAAGAAAGTAGCAAAGCAGATGGCCGCAGAGGAAGCCATGAAAGCTCTGCAAGAGGAGGCGGCCAATTCCGCTGATGACCAG TCTGGAGGTGCGAACACAGACTCACTTGATGAATCTGTGGCTCCCAACAAGATCCGGAGGATCGGTGAGCTCGTAAGGTACCTGAACACCAACCCCGTGGGCGGCTTGTTGGAGTACGCCCGCTCTCATGGCTTTGCTGCTGAGTTCAAGCTCATTGACCAGTCTGGACCTCCTCATGAACCCAA GTTTGTTTACCAAGCAAAAGTTGGGGGCCGCTGGTTTCCAGCCGTGTGTGCACACAGCAAGAAACAGGGCAAGCAAGATGCAGCGGATGCAGCCCTTCGTGTCTTGATCGGGGAGAGCGAGAAGGCAGAGCAGTTGGGTTTCGCAGAGGTAACCCCAGTAACCGGGGCCAGTCTCAGAAGAACTATGCTACTCCTTTCCAGGTCCCCAGATGCACATCCAAAGACA CTTCCTCTCACTGGCAGCACCTTCCACGACCAGATAGCTATGCTGAGCCACAGATGCTTCAACGCTCTGACCAACAGTTTCCAGCCCTCCCTGCTCGGCCGCAAGATCCTGGCTGCCATTATTATGAAGAGAGATCCTGAGGACATGGGTGTTGTTGTCAGTTTGGGGACCG GGAATCGCTGTGTGAAAGGGGACTCTCTCAGCCTGAAAGGAGAGACTGTCAATGACTGCCATGCTGAAATCATCTCCCGGAGAGGCTTCATCAG GTTTCTCTACAGTGAACTGATGAAGTACAACCACCACACTGCCAAGAACAGCATATTCGAGCTCGccaggggaggagagaagctCCAGATAAAAAAGACGGTTTCTTTTCACCTCTACATCAG CACGGCACCATGTGGAGACGGAGCCCTCTTTGACAAATCCTGCAGTGACCGTGCTGTGGAAAGCACAGAGTCCCGCCATTACCCTGTCTTTGAAAATCCCAAGCAAGGCAAGCTTCGCACCAAGGTGGAGAATG GGGAAGGCACAATTCCTGTGGAGTCCAGTGACATTGTACCCACGTGGGATGGCATCCGGCTTGGGGAAAGACTCCGTACCATGTCCTGTAGTGACAAAATCCTACGCTGGAATGTGCTGGGCCTGCAAGGGGCGCTGTTGACACACTTCCTACAGCCTGTGTACCTGAAATCTGTGACATTAG GTTACCTTTTCAGCCAAGGGCATCTGACCCGTGCTATTTGCTGCCGTGTGACCAGAGATGGGAATGCATTTGAGGATGGACTACGTTATCCCTTTATTGTCAACCACCCCAAG GTCGGCCGAGTCAGTGTGTATGATTCCAAAAGGCAGTCCGGAAAGACCAAAGAGACAAGCGTCAACTGGTGCTTGGCTGATGGCTATGACCTGGAGATCCTGGATGGCACCAGGGGCACCGTGGATGG ACCAGGGAAAGAGTTGTCGCGGGTGTCTAAGAAGAATATTTTCCTTCAGTTTAAGAAGCTCTGCTCCTTCCGAGCCCGCAGAGATTTGCTGCAGCTCTCCTATGGGGAGGCCAAAAAAGCTGCCCGTGACTACGACTTAGCCAAGAACTACTTCAAGAAAAGCCTGAGGGACATGGGCTATGGGAATTGGATCAGCAAACCCCAGGAGGAAAAGAACTTTTATCTCTGTCCAGTGCCCAATGACTGA